In Streptomyces violaceusniger Tu 4113, one DNA window encodes the following:
- a CDS encoding TlpA family protein disulfide reductase: MSACRAPRGLATRRGVTVPAIGAVIAALSLTACGGGGTSGGSTDTKFVQGKGGVDTVSAENRKDAPKLSGKTLEDKPLDVADYKGKIVVLNVWGSWCAPCRAEAANLAKVAKDTKAKGVQFVGINTRDSNRAPALRFEKEYGVDYPSLYDPIGKLMLRFPKGSLNPQAIPSTIVLDREGRIAARALTPLSEERLRSMITPLIAEK, from the coding sequence ATGAGTGCCTGCCGTGCCCCTCGGGGCCTCGCGACCCGTCGTGGCGTAACCGTGCCGGCCATCGGGGCCGTGATCGCCGCGCTGTCCCTGACCGCCTGCGGCGGGGGCGGCACCTCGGGCGGCTCCACCGACACCAAGTTCGTCCAGGGCAAGGGCGGCGTGGACACGGTCTCCGCGGAGAACCGTAAGGACGCCCCCAAGCTGTCGGGGAAGACCCTGGAGGACAAGCCGCTGGACGTGGCGGACTACAAGGGCAAGATCGTGGTCCTGAACGTCTGGGGCTCGTGGTGCGCCCCCTGCCGCGCGGAGGCGGCGAACCTCGCCAAGGTCGCCAAGGACACCAAGGCCAAGGGCGTGCAGTTCGTCGGGATCAACACCCGTGACTCCAACCGAGCCCCCGCGCTCAGGTTCGAGAAGGAATACGGCGTCGACTACCCGAGCCTCTACGACCCGATCGGGAAGCTCATGCTGCGCTTCCCCAAGGGCAGCCTCAACCCGCAGGCCATCCCCTCGACGATCGTCCTGGACCGGGAGGGCAGGATCGCTGCCCGCGCTCTGACGCCGCTCAGCGAGGAGCGCCTGCGCTCGATGATCACCCCGCTGATCGCGGAGAAGTGA